AGTAGCGAAATTGACAACTGGCTCCGGCACAACTTCTACATGCTCTTACCTAACTTACCGAGTTCCGTAAGAGACCGGGCACAAGAATAACCTATTTCCGACTAATATTACTCATTTAGTACTCAAAGATTAAATCTTTGAATGTGCCATGGTGCTCAAAACCAGAGTATCAGATCAAACTATCAATTACTCGAGCGCGCCTAACATCAGAAAGAATAAAATCCGAATTGACAACAATAGAACGTTATGTAAGCAATTAACCAACACCGCAGGTTTAAGAAATGGAGGAAGGTAACGGTAACATACCTCTTCTGGGCTTGGTGACGACCTTGACAACTGGAGTTGTTTTCTTCTCTGTCtttgcctcctcctcctcctccgctGGGAACAAAACCCCATCAATCCCTTGTACAGAAATTCTCCCGTCCGTGTAAATATCGGGGTCGAACAGATATGCCGATCCATCTCCCTGCCCGAATTTCACGGACCCATCAGCCTCCTGAGCCACAACCTTGTGTGGCAACCGCAGAGTATCGTACCGGACCTTTCCAAACCTCCTCACCGCATTGTACATACTCTCCTCGGTCTGATACTCCGGTATGATATGGTAGTATATTATCTGCTCCGGTGCACCGGGCTCGCTCAATTGGTCCGTCGTCAGCTTCGCCATGGCCTCGTCGTTAGGAGCCAAGACGGTCAAAACGTATCCTTCGGAGACCAACCTTCCCATTTCAGTGGCTAGGGAAGTTAGATTGACCAAAATATCTGCCATCTCGTTGTAACCACCGTAATGCAAAAGGGTGTGGATGAAGTCCTTGACCTGGCGCATACCATTGAAGTGACCGTGGGGTCCTCCGGGTCCTGGCGCCGGTGCCGGAGCCAGGGAAGGGCCTGGTGCCAATGCGTCGTAAATCGGAAGAACCGGCGGGGCTCCGACCGGAACAGGTGCTGCTGGTTTCTTCAAGCGGTGGGTCCTGGGGTCCACCTCGGGTGCGCCCTCCGGTAAGACTGCGGAAATCGACCGCAGATTCCTTCTCCGGTTGAAGTCCTCCTGCACGGATCGGGGAATCAGCAGCTGTTCGATTCCGTGGATCACGCCGTCCGGACGGACGACGTCGTCCGGTCGAACAATCTCGGCGGTGTCGATGATTCTCTTGCCGGAACCGTGGCTACTCAAATGCACGTGATCGTTACAGAGGTTTGGATGCCGAACCGTACCGGAAGATTCGCGGGGCCACTCGTCGGAGCCGATTCGTGTGGGAATAATGTGGAACATCAAGAGGGTCTGGAGGGACTTAAGGTTCCCGGGTTCAAGCAAGAAGCGCTTGAATTCGGGGTCGAGTCCTCTCTCCAGAGCTTCATTTCGCGGCGCAAAGATCGTGATGTTATGTTTCCCCACGGCTTCCTCGAGAGTCTGTAAAAGAAGGGCTTTCTCGACGAGTTCAGCGAGCTCGGTGTAATGGGAATCCAGGAGGGCCACAAGGACCGAGTTGGAATTTATTTGACCCGAGCTACCAGGAGAAGATTTAGAGACTGGGATTTGAGGCAATGCGGTATTGGTTGCCGAAATTGAAAGAAGGAAGATGGTTGCGGAGGAGAAAAATACGAgcatggagacaccattgatgtGGAAATCCATGGCGCTCAAATAGAATAAGAAATTAAACTCTCTGTGACTctgtctctctatctctctttctgGATTTCTGGGTCTGGACTCTGGTATTTTAGCTTTGCAGTAGTAAAGTGGGGGGCAGGTTTGCTTGGAGAGGAGAAAAGaggagcagagagagagagagagaagtggagTTAAGACTAGTTAAAAAAAGAGTAGGGAGAAGACTCGTGATGTTGTGTCAGTCTGTAATAAGGTTCCAACAGGCTGGATGTGGGGACCACATCCCCATGGCGACTGGCATCACCAGCTGCGCCGCTTCTAATTTTCCCTTTCCAGGCTTCAAGCCATTTAGCCATTTCGCCATTCCGTGATCTGTCAGGGAGCATCCAATGTTTCATGTCACGCAAATGCTCAAATGCTCAAATTACtcataaaaagggaaaaaacaaaaaaaaacaaaagacaaaaacaaaaattccttagttaattaactattttttatgagtaataattatttctcattatctcatttttttgttattttccaATTATCTAATATCAAATCATGGtgtgatattaaattattaaaaattatttttaatattttatttataaacacatAATCTAATACTACgtcatgaaataataaaaaaatgatgagaaataagatgaataataattttttttaatgtttcatatcCTTTCATGATATTGCAATTGAATAACTATATTACAATTTAACTACACTACacattgtataaattaatttaacaaataaattttaaaatttaaatattataaattaaattatatcacatAGATGATGTCTGGTACATAGactttaaaataacatttttattgCAATTACTCCATTGTTTTGTCTTAGACtacaaaaatatccaaaatgTCACAAAACCATTACAACATCACTTGTTTAATTGAAATCACTTGAATTTTGATAGCCACCACCCCCGATCTAGTGTAGGCTGAATGTTGTGAATTAATGAGATGAATAAATGAAGATCGGAAGATGTGAGAGTTTGATGGAGTTGAAGAAGTCAGAAAACTGTAGATATGACAATAAAGAGGTAATGGATGAAAAGAGGTTGCGTGCGTCGATCTAAATGGTCCAAGAATCTTGGTTCTCAACTTCTAAGTGCTACAAAGATACATAATAAATGTATTGGAAATTAATGATTTTCAAGTCTTTAGAAGGACAATTCATTTtacttaattttcttgttgacCAATCAAATATTAATGGTTTACAgtatatataaacttaaaaaaaaggttaaatagcttttaaattta
This genomic interval from Carya illinoinensis cultivar Pawnee chromosome 10, C.illinoinensisPawnee_v1, whole genome shotgun sequence contains the following:
- the LOC122279624 gene encoding fasciclin-like arabinogalactan protein 15, with translation MDFHINGVSMLVFFSSATIFLLSISATNTALPQIPVSKSSPGSSGQINSNSVLVALLDSHYTELAELVEKALLLQTLEEAVGKHNITIFAPRNEALERGLDPEFKRFLLEPGNLKSLQTLLMFHIIPTRIGSDEWPRESSGTVRHPNLCNDHVHLSSHGSGKRIIDTAEIVRPDDVVRPDGVIHGIEQLLIPRSVQEDFNRRRNLRSISAVLPEGAPEVDPRTHRLKKPAAPVPVGAPPVLPIYDALAPGPSLAPAPAPGPGGPHGHFNGMRQVKDFIHTLLHYGGYNEMADILVNLTSLATEMGRLVSEGYVLTVLAPNDEAMAKLTTDQLSEPGAPEQIIYYHIIPEYQTEESMYNAVRRFGKVRYDTLRLPHKVVAQEADGSVKFGQGDGSAYLFDPDIYTDGRISVQGIDGVLFPAEEEEEAKTEKKTTPVVKVVTKPRRGKLLEVACRMLGAFGQNSHLSTCQ